The genomic stretch AGAACGTCATCAAGACCTGGTCGCGCCGTTCCACGATCATCCCGGACATGCTCGGGCACACGATCGCGGTGCACGACGGACGCAAGCACGTCCCCGTGTTCGTGACCGAGGCGATGGTCGGGCACAAGCTCGGCGAGTTCGCGCTGACCCGCACGTTCAAGGGTCACGAGAAGGACGACCGGAAGAGCCGCCGGCGCTGACGCCGCGGGCATACGGATAGAGGATCAAGGGGTTACAGCGATGCCAGGAAAGGGCGACGCTCCGGTGCTTCCGGGCGCGCGGGCGATTGCGCGGCACGTGCGCATCTCGCCGATGAAGGCGCGCCGGGTGGTCAACCTCGTCCGCGGCCTGCCCGCGAAGGAGGCGCTCACGGTGCTGCATTTCGCGCCGCAGGCGGCGAGCGAGCAGGTGTACAAGGTGCTCGCGAGCGCGATCGCCAACGCGGAGAACAACGAGCGGCTGGACCCCGACGCGTTGCTCGTCAGCGAGGCGTTCGTGGACGAGGGCCCGACCATGAAGCGGTTCCAGCCTCGGGCCCAGGGCCGGGCGTACCGGATCCGTAAGCGCACCTGCCACATCACGGTGGCGGTCGAGGCGGTCGCGCCGGCCGCGCCGAAGAAGTCGGCGAAGAAGGCGGCCCCGGCCAAGCAGACCGAGCCGGCCGAGACGCAGAGCAACACGGAGGGCGCCGAGTAATGGGTCAGAAGGTTCACCCGCACGGGTTTCGGCTCGGCATCTCGACCGACTGGAAGTCCCGCTGGTTCGCGGACAAGCTCTACAAGGACTACATCGGCGAGGACGTCAAGATCCGTCGCATGATGTCCAAGGGCCTGGAGCGCGCCGGCATCTCCAAGGT from Micromonospora craniellae encodes the following:
- the rpsS gene encoding 30S ribosomal protein S19 codes for the protein MPRSLKKGPFIDDHLLKKVETQNEKGSKNVIKTWSRRSTIIPDMLGHTIAVHDGRKHVPVFVTEAMVGHKLGEFALTRTFKGHEKDDRKSRRR
- the rplV gene encoding 50S ribosomal protein L22, translated to MPGKGDAPVLPGARAIARHVRISPMKARRVVNLVRGLPAKEALTVLHFAPQAASEQVYKVLASAIANAENNERLDPDALLVSEAFVDEGPTMKRFQPRAQGRAYRIRKRTCHITVAVEAVAPAAPKKSAKKAAPAKQTEPAETQSNTEGAE